From the Armatimonas rosea genome, the window GACCGAGCGCCACAAGCGTTCGGTGAAAATGTTGTCCACATAACGGCCTCGACCGTCCATGGAGACTCTGGCTCCCGCCGCCGTGAAGCAGCTGGTGAAGCGCTCCGTCGTGAAGTGGCTACCTTGGTCTGAGTTGATAATCTCCGGCACGGTCTTGCCCAGCGCCTCGTGGCAACAGTCCAGCACGAAGGGTAGCTCCAGGGTTTCTGAGACCTCCCAAGCAACGACGTATCGGCTGTACCAGTCGAGGAAGGCCACGAGGTACATCCAGTTGGATGCCATCCGGATGTAGGTGATGTCGACTCCCCACACTTGATTTGGCCTGTCAATGGTGAGGCTTCGCAGGAGGTAGGGATAGATTTTGTGCTCTGGCCCTGCCCCTGGTTTAGAGAGATTTGGCCTCGGATAGAGGGTTTCAAGCCCCATTTGGGTGCGATAGTCTCGTATTCTGTGCCTTCCGACGTGGATTTGCTCATTTGCCAAGAGGGTGACGATCTTGCGTGATCCGAGAAAGGGAGCCTCGGTGTAGATCTCGTCGAGCCGCCGCTTGATCTTGAGTTCTTCTTCCCCTGGCGGACTAGGCTTGTAGTAGAGGTGGGTACGCGAGAGGGTGAGTAGCTCGGCTTGCTGAGTGAGGGGTAGCTCTGCTGCCTGCCCCCGTTCGAGCAGATTGACTCTTTCATTTCGTGTCAGCTCCGATGCCAGCTTTTTTTTTGATCCAGGCGAGCTGTGCGCTGAGCCTTCCGATTTGTTCGTAGAGTTCTGTGGTTTGCTTCTCGTGTTCCTGTGCGCTCTTGTCTTTGTTGGCTCCTCGCTCAAAGACTTCGGGCAGTGAGTTGACAGCTTCGCTCTTCCACTTGGTGAGCAGTGCGGGATGGACTTCGTTCTCTGCTGCGATCTGTGTGAGTGGCTTTGTTTCGCGTAGTGCCTCCAGGACGAGCTTGGCTTTGAAGGCGGGGCTATGTTGCTTTCTCATGGTGTCTATTTTGGCTTTCCGAATTTCTTAGAAAAGCCCGTCCGACTGTCCGATTTTCCCGGACCACTATATTCTGACTCCCAAAGCGGAAACTAGATTTTTGGGATCAATCCTCATTCAGACGAATGAGCCAATATTTTATCAAAAGCCAACTCTTTGATCACGAACAGAGGTAGTAGCGACAAACTATTCTTGCTTCAAATTTGTCGCGATAGTCAGCACTTCCAAATCCAGTTAGAACGATAAATTGTTTTATTTGCCATTGCAGTCCAGCTTCGAGCTTCCCACATTGACGTCTTGTCTTTACCGCCATATTTCGTAGAATCATCAAGCATACTGAAGACATCGGATGAAATAAATACATATCCATCAGCAAGATCACTCATCTTTGCCGCATGATTAGCTGCTCTTCCTACCCAGGTTAAATCATTATCATTCCGTACTCCTACACGACTAACAAATAACTCACTCGTATCAATACCTACAGTATGATTCATTGAGTATGTTGTTTTTGGATACCGGATCTTAATAGCAGGATTGATAATCTTATTAACTGCGTAATTTATTTTTAATCCTGTTCTGACTGCGCTTATGTCTTTTTTATCACCCAAATAAACAGCCATGATGCGATCTCCATCATATGCTGTAATCGTACCACCCTCATCTTTGATAATCCTCGCAGCACATTCTAGATATGACTTATAGATCGCTGCTGCAAAGTGCTGTTTAAAATTATCTACGAGACTTGTCGATCCAGACATGTCTGCATAAAGAACAGTCCCATTTATTTTAACTGCATCATTACCTAATTTTAGACTGTCAAGATCAGGAACTACTCTACCTTGGCGCTCAGTCCATTGCTCTTTTAGAGTCGAGGCTACAGATTCTTTAAGTTTTTCTTCAAGCGACATGAGCGTCCTCAGTTATTAGTTCCTAGATCATGAAAGATAGCACGAAGCCTATTGCAGACTGGAGCAATCGCAGCAGGTAGTTCCTTGACTTCTCCTGACCATTTATAAGAA encodes:
- a CDS encoding IS3 family transposase (programmed frameshift): MRKQHSPAFKAKLVLEALRETKPLTQIAAENEVHPALLTKWKSEAVNSLPEVFERGANKDKSAQEHEKQTTELYEQIGRLSAQLAWIKKKLASELTRNERVNLLERGQAAELPLTQQAELLTLSRTHLYYKPSPPGEEELKIKRRLDEIYTEAPFLGSRKIVTLLANEQIHVGRHRIRDYRTQMGLETLYPRPNLSKPGAGPEHKIYPYLLRSLTIDRPNQVWGVDITYIRMASNWMYLVAFLDWYSRYVVAWEVSETLELPFVLDCCHEALGKTVPEIINSDQGSHFTTERFTSCFTAAGARVSMDGRGRYVDNIFTERLWRSVKYEEVYLKEYTCPRDVRQGLSWYLSFYNERRPHQALGNATPAQIYYGATLVFRAKHTLRNPILAPR
- a CDS encoding adenylate/guanylate cyclase domain-containing protein, whose amino-acid sequence is MSLEEKLKESVASTLKEQWTERQGRVVPDLDSLKLGNDAVKINGTVLYADMSGSTSLVDNFKQHFAAAIYKSYLECAARIIKDEGGTITAYDGDRIMAVYLGDKKDISAVRTGLKINYAVNKIINPAIKIRYPKTTYSMNHTVGIDTSELFVSRVGVRNDNDLTWVGRAANHAAKMSDLADGYVFISSDVFSMLDDSTKYGGKDKTSMWEARSWTAMANKTIYRSNWIWKC